From a region of the Cyclopterus lumpus isolate fCycLum1 chromosome 5, fCycLum1.pri, whole genome shotgun sequence genome:
- the nol8 gene encoding nucleolar protein 8: protein MRRLYIGGLSHSITQKDLKDRFGKFGEVEDVELRTRKDDEGVPYKTFSYININISDADLKRCMTVLNKSKWKGGTLQIETAKESFLQRLAEERQTAAEQHLQQPAVEDKRQKMLDSLSKAGVDNFTMKAAVPGTEVPGHKDWVVSKFGRVLPVLQLLSQKGSRARTVTYDPSKYSHNIRKLDRSEADTPLTPVSRLTWEVQGGDDDISKKRRGEFPPFEPARRKKSRPDAPNPQSAGGGARFKQTVGHVEARRFPNRIEPPTNHRPPQGKGPRSTDWDLESDEEIRKVAAAQNTSHDALRQEDEGDTLEVVGLDYLVKSGRKGGPDEEDENGYDSADTDEIFASRKPPLPPLPPPPQERPTPPATALLSGNHGDRKRKMKKKSHEEEDESSEEEEEVASSKPSGKRSKNTKVLPVVKLPSSEEDEEDEDEEEDKLSESEEEVASSKPSGKRSKKTKVLPVVKLPSSEEDEEEEEESESADCSSDSDYEAMFSNVTRLEISMADLQRLAEESQQASETTAPSILGASSSEQGTNLAAGSSERPTPKKGTTPEEILAAIMEDGSEDEQQQKKKKKKKKTKASTPLPAFQGTRALNEGSETEERRRQRGGEEEEERGGSQVKKLKLNPKINGRKVTDSESSEEEEEEEEEEEEEEGKVVKNMAETASSSDEEEEEKTKAKANQTDLTAKAAASASSSSSSAEEDEQENAPDSESSSSEEEEEEEEEKQAPPRVPLGAKEEEARQRKANVRRLAAVQKRQKEAEEHKKLIQGALANLDDPKAGAGKHIVFGSDDEDDGEDEEDKQQTTSKVTRSKMAPFQNGQSEVEVGGNEKVRPKPSVPQLFSGSEDEDEEEGDEEEDGSRFDIRPQFEGRGGRKLMELQSRFGTDERFRMDSRFLEEDEDKGEESENKKSVTDEEEALDEERKKNLSILQSVLGSSQQAGGGIKAAAKAKTFRDVSVLHYDPSKEEHAAFETKTDETKKESKSARRKKREEAQKLPEVSKEIYYDVSGDLKAVFGPTKEDEEKEDEEEDAAVVVAGGGEEANWDQEDEAEEAGKDEQPTLQSSLLSADPGPENEEASGFKFSFFEDVVETGSGETAEYKVESIQAPKASWQQELRFQDSSSEEEEEKKEEEEEEEQSNVTAQTTEEETPSKTDRFFFFLGDSRLTEGPRSFCRPSHLEEQTEQWEERRTELRQEYRKKHKDARRKMRSSLKS from the exons ATGAGGCGACTGTACATCGGCGGGTTGAGCCACTCGATCACCCAGAAGGATCTGAAGGATCGATTTGGAAAGTTTGGGGAAGTGGAGGACGTGGAGCTCCGGACCAGGAAGGACGACGAGG GTGTTCCTTATAAAACCTTCAGCTACATTAACATCAACATTTCAGACGCCGACCTGAAGAGAT GTATGACGGTGCTCAACAAATCCAAATGGAAAGGAGGAACTCTGCAGATCGAAACCGCCAAGGAGAGTTTCCTGCAGAG GCTGGCCGAGGAGCGGCAGACGGCCGCGGAGCAGCACCTCCAGCAGCCGGCCGTCGAGGACAAGAGGCAGAAGATGCTGGACTCCCTGAGCAAAGCCGGCGTGGACAACTTCACCATGAAGGCTGCGGTGCCGGGGACCGAAGTGCCGGGACACAAG GACTGGGTGGTCAGTAAGTTCGGGCGAGTCCTCCCCGTCCTGCAGCTCCTGAGTCAGAAAGGCAGCCGAGCCCGAACCGTGACGTACGACCCGTCCAAGTACAGCCACAACATCCGCAAGCTGGACCGGTCCGAGGCCGACACGCCGCTCACCCCGGTGTCCCGGCTCACCTGGGAGGTGCAGGGCGGCGACGACGACATCAGCAAGAAGAGGCGGGGCGAGTTCCCTCCGTTTGAGCCGGCGAGACGCAAGAAGAGTCGGCCGGACGCGCCGAACCCTCAGAGcgctggaggcggagccag ATTTAAACAGACTGTCGGTCACGTCGAGGCTCGTCGGTTCCCCAACAGAATCGAACCACCGACCAACCACCGGCCGCCTCAGGGGAAGGGACCGCGTTCCACCGACTGGGATCTCGAATCGGACGAGGAAATCCGCAAAGTGGCGGCGGCCCAGAACacctcccatgatgcactgcggCAGGAGGACGAGGGGGACACGCTGGAAGTGGTCGGACTCGACTACTTGGTGAAGTCTGGGCGGAAAG GAGGTCCGGATGAAGAAGACGAAAACGGCTACGACTCCGCAGACACAGATGAAATCTTCGCCTCCAGgaaacctcctcttcctcctcttcctcctccaccgcaGGAGAGACCGACTCCTCCAGCGACCGCACTCCTCTCAGGAAACCACGGCGACCGGAagagaaagatgaagaagaaaagtcacgaggaagaggacgagtcgtctgaggaagaggaagaggtggccTCCAGCAAACCGTCTGGTAAACGCAGTAAGAACACGAAGGTGCTCCCTGTTGTgaagctcccttcctcagaggaagatgaggaggatgaagatgaggaggaggacaagttGTCAGAGTCTGAGGAAGAGGTGGCCTCCAGCAAACCGTCTGGTAAACGCAGTAAGAAGACGAAGGTGCTCCCTGTTGTgaagctcccttcctcagaggaagatgaggaggaggaggaggagtcagaaTCGGCTGATTGCAGCTCAGATTCCGACTACGAAGCCATGTTTTCTAACGTCACCCGTCTGGAGATCTCCATGGCGGATCTTCAGAGGCTGGCCGAGGAATCCCAGCAAGCCTCTGAGACTACAGCTCCCAGCATCCTCGGCGCCTCCTCCTCCGAACAAGGAACCAACCTCGCGGCCGGTTCCTCTGAGCGACCTACACCCAAGAAAGGCACCACGCCGGAGGAGATCCTCGCCGCCATCATGGAGGACGGCAGCGAGgacgagcagcagcagaagaagaagaagaagaagaagaagacaaaagctTCAACGCCGCTGCCCGCCTTCCAGGGGACGAGGGCGCTGAACGAGGGATCAGaaacggaggagaggaggagacagagaggaggagaggaggaggaggagagaggaggaagtcaGGTCAAAAAACTGAAGCTGAACCCTAAAATCAACGGCCGGAAAGTCACAGACTCGgagagcagtgaggaggaggaggaggaggaggaagaagaagaagaagaagaaggcaagGTGGTGAAGAACATGGCTGAGACGGCTTCtagcagtgatgaagaggaggaggagaagacgaagGCCAAGGCCAATCAGACTGATCTGACGGCTAAAGCTGCAGCTTCAGCTtcatcctccagctcctccgcTGAGGAAGACGAGCAAGAAAATGCTCCTGATAGTGAGTCCTCCTCCagcgaagaagaggaggaggaggaggaggagaagcaggctCCTCCCCGGGTGCCGTTAGGAGCTAAGGAGGAAGAGGCGCGTCAGAGGAAGGCCAACGTGAGGAGGCTGGCAGCCGtccagaagagacagaaagaggccGAAGAGCACAAGAAGCTCATCCAGGGAGCTCTGGCCAACCTG GACGATCCGAAAGCCGGGGCTGGGAAACACATCGTCTTTGGCTCCGATGATGAGGACgatggagaagatgaagaagataagCAGCAGACCACCTCAAAGGTCACCAGGTCAAAGATGGCGCCGTTCCAGAACGGCCAATCGGAGGTCGAGGTCGGTGGGAACGAAAAG GTGCGTCCGAAGCCGTCTGTCCCTCAGCTGTTCAGCGGcagcgaggacgaggacgaggaggagggtgacgaagaggaggatggCAGCAGGTTTGACATCAGGCCTCAGTTTGAAGGTCGAGGGGGACGGAag CTAATGGAGCTGCAGTCTCGCTTCGGGACAGACGAGCGATTTCGAATGGACTCTCGCTtcctggaggaggacgaggacaaagGGGAGGAGTCAG AGAACAAGAAGAGCGTGACCGATGAAGAGGAGGCTCTggacgaggagaggaagaagaacctGTCGATCTTGCAGAGCGTCCTCGGCAGCAGCCAGCAGGCCGGCGGAGGCATCAAGGCGGCCGCCAAGGCCAAGACCTTCAG aGACGTCTCGGTGCTGCATTACGACCCGAGCAAAGAGGAACACGCCGCCTTCGAGACCAAGACGGACGAAACCAAGAAGGAGAG CAAGTCGGCccggaggaagaagagggaggaggcccAGAAGCTTCCGGAGGTTTCCAAGGAGATTTACTACGACGTGTCCGGAGACCTGAAGGCCGTGTTTGGTCCGacgaaggaggacgaggagaaggaggacgaggaggaggacgccgCCGTGGTCGTCGctggaggaggcgaggaggcgaacTGGGACCAAGAGGACGAGGCGGAGGAAGCCGGGAAGGACGAGCAGCCGACCCTGCAGTCGTCTCTCCTCTCGGCTGATCCAGGACCAGAGAACGAGGAGGCGTCCGGCTTCAAATTCTCCTTCTTTGAGGACGttgtggaaacaggaagtggagagacgG CCGAGTACAAAGTAGAGAGCATCCAGGCGCCAAAGGCGTCATGGCAACAGGAACTACGTTTCCAAGACAGCAGctcggaggaggaagaggaaaagaaggaggaagaggaagaggaggagcaaagCAACGTCACCGCTCAAACCACAGA AGAGGAGACGCCTTCAAAGACCGatcggttcttcttcttccttggCGACAGCAGACTGACAG AGGGTCCCAGGTCGTTCTGCCGGCCCTCTCACCTGGAGGAGCAGAcggagcagtgggaggaaaggaggaccGAGCTCAGACAG GAGTACCGCAAGAAACACAAGGACgccaggaggaagatgaggtcCTCCCTGAAGAGCTGA
- the gpr37l1a gene encoding G-protein coupled receptor 37-like 1, with protein sequence MSPVLFLLLLCLRTAELRHVRRAALETQRAEEDAGPASAGTPESSSPDRAPLDRADSSKRVARGAKDGTFRRGDPGSPSGHAPPRRRDDPSGYFTSTPRSPASARPGNGSSPSGLLNPLFPVTDGSYWAYGIMLLALVLFAAGIVGNLALMCTVWHNFYLKSAWNCILAGLALCDFLVLFFCLPVVVFHELTLKRLLGDLSCRLVPYLEVTSLGVATFSLCALSIDRFHAATGPGPFQAPRVEPCQSILSKLSVIWVGSMVLAAPELLLWQLVQQTVSSPRRPGDQPGDSLMAAFRARTDSFKVDVCVREPSETLPEAIYPLVLTYHEARMWWVFGCYLCLPLLFTLACDLVTRQVLAQRLPQNPAGDKATAGGCSASSSSSSSSKKKKKKQRTREQRLRSTVMALTALYVLCNLPESVCNIALAYVSVHVSAALPALALPALSLIGQFLLFARCSATPVLLLCLCRSLGQAFVDCCCCCCEECLPDGNSSSSSASSASTTATSNVSSPTSPSPTSLSPSGNDEPMKRLLATEPAVCRRGPKDSPAAIIGTPC encoded by the exons atgagcccggttttgtttctcttgctcctctgtctgcGGACCGCGGAGCTCCGTCACGTCCGCCGAGCCGCTCTGGAGACGCAGCGGGCGGAGGAGGATGCAGGACCGGCGTCCGCGGGGACACCGGAGTCTTCCTCCCCGGACAGGGCGCCTCTTGACCGGGCCGACAGCTCTAAGAGAGTCGCCCGCGGGGCCAAAGACGGGACTTTCAGGAGAGGAGACCCCGGCTCGCCGAGCGGTCACGCGCCTCCGCGACGGCGCGACGACCCGAGCGGTTACTTCACGAGCACGCCGCGGTCACCCGCCTCCGCCCGGCCGGGGAACGGCTCGTCCCCGTCGGGGCTCCTCAACCCGCTGTTCCCGGTGACCGACGGCTCCTACTGGGCGTACGGGATCATGCTGCTGGCGCTCGTGCTGTTCGCCGCGGGCATCGTGGGCAACCTCGCGCTCATGTGCACCGTGTGGCACAACTTCTACCTGAAGAGCGCGTGGAACTGCATCCTGGCGGGGCTCGCGCTCTGCGACTTCCTCGTGCTGTTCTTCTGCCTTCCCGTGGTGGTCTTCCACGAGCTCACCCTGAAGAGGTTGCTAGGAGACCTGTCCTGCCGGCTCGTGCCCTAtctggag GTGACCTCTCTGGGCGTGGCCACGTTCAGCCTCTGCGCTCTGAGCATCGATCGCTTCCACGCGGCCACGGGGCCCGGGCCCTTCCAGGCGCCGAGGGTGGAGCCCTGCCAGTCCATCCTGTCCAAGCTGTCCGTCATCTGGGTGGGCTCCATGGTGCTGGCCGCCCccgagctgctgctgtggcAGCTCGTCCAGCAAACCGTCAGCTCGCCGAGGCGCCCCGGTGACCAGCCGGGAGACTCGCTGATGGCCGCCTTCAGAGCCCGAACAGACTCCTTCAAGGTGGACGTCTGCGTCCGCGAGCCGTCCGAGACGCTCCCGGAGGCCATCTACCCTCTGGTGCTGACCTACCACGAGGCCCGCATGTGGTGGGTCTTCGGGTGCTACCTCTGCCTGCCGCTGCTCTTCACTCTGGCCTGCGACTTGGTGACGAGGCAAGTGTTGGCCCAGCGTCTGCCGCAGAACCCCGCCGGCGACAAGGCGACCGCCGGCGGatgctctgcctcctcttcgtcctcctcctcctcgaagaagaagaagaagaagcagcgcACGAGAGAGCAGAGGCTGCGCTCCACCGTGATGGCGCTCACCGCCTTGTACGTCCTGTGCAACCTGCCGGAGAGCGTCTGCAACATCGCGCTGGCGTACGTCTCCGTCCACGTGTCCGCCGCCCTCCCGGCTCTGGCTCTGCCGGCTCTGAGCCTGATCGGACAGTTCCTGCTGTTCGCCCGTTGCTCGGCGACgccggtgctgctgctgtgtctgTGCCGCTCGCTGGGCCAGGCCTTCgtggactgctgctgctgctgctgcgaaGAGTGCCTCCCCGACggcaactcctcctcctcctccgcctcgtcCGCCTCGACCACCGCCACCTCCAACGTGTCCTCGCCCACGTCTCCGTCTCCgacctccctgtctccctccgGCAACGACGAGCCGATGAAGCGCCTGCTGGCGACGGAGCCGGCGGTGTGCCGCCGCGGGCCCAAAGACTCTCCGGCAGCTATCATCGGGACCCCCTGCTGA